A genomic stretch from Solenopsis invicta isolate M01_SB chromosome 15, UNIL_Sinv_3.0, whole genome shotgun sequence includes:
- the LOC113003752 gene encoding uncharacterized protein LOC113003752, giving the protein MVWKCCVPGCTSSARVPSHKLPTQHIKMQAWLKTIGLDNLINAPKDVTAKLRICALHFPEEMIKPYGQKRCLKDNAMPILFLNSNIVADGANISFTDNGTIATLQPSDDVEGNSDFVPVASTSTAEEVQLTDKIKYMNITKDIVPRRITQLQAKVRRYRKLLSKRNKTISKYKEKEKDIRRRRTWEDVNANLSGVQKTFFEMISRNFSHAPEVCSLINKKLFLGKIFLFI; this is encoded by the exons ATGGTGTGGAAATGTTGCGTGCCGGGATGCACATCATCAGCAAGAGTCCCGAGTCATAAGCTTCCCACCCAACATATTAAAATGCAAGCTTGGTTAAAAACAATCGGATTAGACAACTTGATAA aTGCACCGAAAGATGTCACAGCTAAATTAAGAATTTGCGCTTTACATTTCCCCGAAGAGATGATAAAACCATATGGGCAGAAGCGATGTCTCAAAGACAATGCAATgccaatattgtttttaaattcaaatattgtaGCAGATGGTGCCAATATTAGTTTTACTGATAATGGTACTATTGCTACATTGCAACCTTCGGATGATGTTGAAGGCAATTCTGATTTTGTGCCAGTAGCATCAACGTCAACAGCCGAAGAAGTACAGCttactgataaaataaaatacatgaaCATCACTAAAGACATTGTTCCAAGAAGAATCACCCAGCTTCAAGCCAAAGTACGACGCTATAGAAAACTGCTGTCCAAAAGAAACAAAACCATTtccaaatataaagaaaaggaaaaggatATACGTCGTCGCAGAACTTGGGAAGATGTTAATGCGAATTTGTCCGGCGTTCAAAAAACATTCTTTGAGATGATTTCTCGTAATTTTTCTCATGCACCAGAGGTATgctcattaattaataaaaagttattcctgggaaaaatttttttatttatatga